From Balaenoptera acutorostrata chromosome 8, mBalAcu1.1, whole genome shotgun sequence, the proteins below share one genomic window:
- the FLACC1 gene encoding flagellum-associated coiled-coil domain-containing protein 1, giving the protein MYPNPLVYCTCWDPWNLGPRKLTETPQPPRKTSPVKSKLTPPPPASKKQNYAQPITKSVVAPKMKIHLGKQEESNKLPCEVINMSPGYRFVRNREQISVTLGDEMSDRKKHSESDSMDKVRISRTAIITDLEEQISELTAIIEQMNRDHRSAQKLLSNEMDLRCAEMQKNFESKRRELEEAHAAQLSELEKNYKAALKAEKLAAQDKLEEMGKEYKYLKNMFHIYQNSIYDEMEDKWSKKKAEWEKDEKLEWEKILLRQRQKITKKFELESEEEKKKIHDSYSAIFENFNREKEELLKQHERDTLQLEELRKTKEVIEEELHAQALILESLNTTVYQTQMELQREKAMVANLEKTLQTKLAEAEENFKYTIQHLTEENIHLRQKTIAKNEEIFDERSGKSTSVTIYEHNSDILEDGGNETQES; this is encoded by the exons ATGTACCCCAACCCTCTCGTCTACTGCACCTGCTGGGATCCCTGGAACTTGGGACCACGGAAACTAACCGAGACCCCTCAGCCACCAAGAAAGACCTCCCCAGTGAAGTCCAA gctaactcctcctcctccagcttcaaaaaaacaaaattatgccCAACCGATAACAAAATCTGTTGTCGCCCCAAA AATGAAAATCCATTTAGGAAAACAAGAGGAGAGCAATAAATTACCTTGT GAAGTAATAAACATGTCACCTGGCTACCGCTTCGTTCGGAATAGGGAGCAGATTTCCGTCACCTTGGGAGATGAGATGTCTGATAGGAAAAAGCATTCAGAATCAGACAGCATGGACAAAGTCAGAATTTCCAG GACTGCTATCATTACTGACCTAGAAGAACAGATCTCAGAGCTGACAGCGATAATAGAGCAAATGAACAGAGACCACCGTTCTGCCCAAAAACTG CTCTCCAATGAGATGGATCTCCGCTGTGCTGAGATGCAGAAGAACTTTGAAAGCAAGAGGAG GGAGCTCGAGGAGGCTCACGCAGCACAGCTCAGTGAGCTGGAGAAAAACTACAAAGCAGCCTTGAAGGCAGAGAAGTTGGCTGCCCAGGATAAACTAG AGGAGATGGGAAAGGAATATAAGTATTTGAAGAATATGTTTCATATATATCAG AACAGCATTTATGATGAAATGGAGGACAAGTGGTCAAAGAAGAAGGCAGAATGGGAGAAGGATGAGAAGTTGGAGTGGGAAAAGATCCTGTTACGGCAAA GACAGAAGATAACCAAAAAATTTGAGTTAGAgtcagaagaagagaagaagaaaatacatgACTCCTACAGTGCTATCTTTGAGAACTTCAATCGGGAGAAGGAG gagCTCTTAAAACAACACGAAAGGGACACCTTGCAATTAGAGGAGCTGAGAAAGACCAAAGAG GTCATAGAGGAAGAGTTGCATGCTCAAGCTCTTATCCTAGAATCACTTAACACAACCGTCTACCAAACCCAGATGGAACTCCAGAGAGAG AAAGCTATGGTGGCAAATCTGGAGAAAACACTCCAGACCAAGCTTGCTGAagctgaagaaaattttaaatataccatACAGCACCTGACAGAAGAAAACATTCATCTAAG GCAGAAGACAATTgccaaaaatgaagaaatttttgATGAACGATCTGGGAAATCGACCTCTGTTACTATTTACGAGCATAATTCTGACATTTTAGAAGATGGTGGCAATGAAACACAAGAATCATGA